The sequence below is a genomic window from Pogoniulus pusillus isolate bPogPus1 chromosome 10, bPogPus1.pri, whole genome shotgun sequence.
ATTAATGTGATGTGATGATCTTTCTCTTATTCTCTTATGCAGCCCTGAACTCACGTGTGGCTGCCTTACAACAACTTCAGTGTTAGCTGTGTAACTATTTATCAGACATGAAAGTGCATTGCCATCTTCCAGACATAAAAGCACATTTCATTCATATGCCTGACATATATTAATGACTGAAGTGTTTCTCTGTTTTAATATGGGCATTACAATATTCATTTAGGAAACCAGGGATCAGATCACATAATGATTACTGATCCTTTCATTTCTTATCTAGAGGTGTCTTCACTGAAATTAAATCTAATAGTGGTTTAAAAATGAGGTTAAAGGATATTACAAAGGGTACTGCTTTATAACTTCATAAAAGTGTCAAGAAACATTGATAAATATACAATTTACCACCTAAAAAAGTATCTTAAGACCAGTTTATTGTTTTCTCAGAACAGAGGAATACCAAATACTGCTTTATATATCTTTAAAGAGAAAACATAAGTTGTAAAACCTACATTACATTCAGGACTAGATTAAGTATTTCCTTATTCCTCACTTAGCTATGGAAATAGCCAGTACTACAGAGCTGCATATTAGCTGTTGCTTAGCATTGCTCTAATAACATCCTTAATAAAAATGAGATTTCTGTtaacaagttaaaaaggaaatcCTGCAACAGATAATTGCTGCTGAAAtaaggaaggacatggaaaagCAAACGGTAAAGCTATGTAGAAAAGTGCTAGTACAGCAGGcattttggtatgttttggtGGTGTGCTCTGTTTAATAGAAGTTTGTTATGCTGTTGCCTAACAAGCATTTTTAACAATCACTCCAACACTACACAGCTGGACACTTCAATTCTCTCTTAGAATTATCCAGACATTTAAAATCCCTTATACTTAAGATACTGTACCTCAGCTTTTTAAACCAGAAGGTGTCTGAATGTTTTATTTACACACCAAGTGAGCCAACAAGAAGAAAACCACACTCACCTGCACCAGGACATTGTCTATAGCTGTCTGCACCTCCAAGATGAGGCTGTAGCTGGCATCATCCTTATTTAATGTAAATTTGTCATTCACACTAAATGCAGGTACAGATAAAACAGCAGTGCTGGACTGAGAAGACTGCTGGTATTTTTCACGTTCCTGATGTACTTTCATCTGCAAGTGTTCCAGTTCACTCCTAGAAACCACACAGAACATCTTTAAAACACctcaacaaacaacaaaaccacacaaactACACAAGCTGCCCTAGAAATTAGGTAAATTAAGCTTGCATGGCAACTGTGTTTATCTTCTGTCCACAATTTTCCAACCAGAAGTAGACTAGTGACTTCCCTTCCACAATGATGACAAAGATCAAATATGAACTATACCATGAGAAAAATGTAGATAGACTTCAGGACCTCGCCACAAGAGATTTCTAGGAGTCACAGGAAAGAACAACTGTTTTCCTTCAACAGAACGATGCATTCTGAACTATATGCTAGGCACTACCTTCCACCCACCATTGAAAAGCTATAACCACCATAGAAGGAGGGAATTTTATCTTGCTGATACTGAGGAAGAAGGCATTATGACATCACCACGTGAAGGGAAGATAGAGACACTGAGATGAGGCTGCTACTCATTTCTACTCTGAAAAGGCTTGATTCTACTTCTAGATATACTAATGACACAGAAAATCCAGTGAGATGGGCAGGAGAGGTGGTATTTCAGCTTTTAACATTCTAGTTCTCCCATTTAAATTTCTACCTAATGCAATTTACCTTAAGGATGAAATCTTGTTCTGCATTTCTTGACTTAATTTTAGTTCTTCACCTGATCCACCTTCTCTATGGACAGGTTCTGTAGTCAGTCCTGTCAGCCAGCCTAAACCAATAGATGAAGTTTATATTCTTTATAAGCTATAAAGAAAAGTCTATACTCAGCTTTTGTATGAGTGGAGCAATCTTTGTTCCTGGTATTGGGTAAAGAAAATCAAGCCTTTAATCCTTTGGAGGATTAATCTAGACACTAAGGGTGATTTTTCTAGGAGTTTCATTCTTAATTTACAGACTGGAAAACATTATTTATTCTTTTTCATTAAGTACTTTGAGCAATAAATCCTCTGTAGCAGTTTTCAACTGAGCACTTCGATTTTCTCCCACTTCTCTTTCTTTAACAAAACCTTGAATGATTGGCAGTATTattgctgaaaacaaaacaaagctgtgccatgggtttGTAGCAAACTGTCTGCTGCACAGTGTGCTTTCAGATTGAATGCTGCCagttgaaaggaaaaataataacaagaaaataacatttttgTTTACTTAACTACATTTAGTTATGAAAGTAAATACTAATTGATTATATCTTGTCTATgcagaggtttgaatggggattTACTGCTGTAGTTACCTCACCTAACACAAGCAAACAGTTAAGACAGGATTATTAAAAAACAGATCCTAAAAGCCAACCTGTCCACAGTCTTTCACATTTCTTTTGGTATCCACTTCAAGCACCAACAAAGCCCAATAAAGGACGATGAAATTAAATATCCACCACATTCCTACGCTGCCAGCCTTCAAGTGCAGCTTTTACTGCTCTAAGCACTACTTTTCCTCATCTGCCAAAAATGCCCAACTCAGTCTACCGCACATCCTGCCAGAGTGCATCTTTGAGAACCCAAAGGCGATTAtgagcttttgtttttctttttctttcgtGATTCACGGATCTCTGCAAGAAACCACAATGGACTTGAGCCACAGTATTGTTGCAGCCTGTCATACCAAGACAATTCATGTGAGATGAGCCATAACAGTCTTTTGATCATTCAAAGGCTACCTAAAAGAGGCACTTGAGCACCATTACTTCTCAATGACTGACTGAGAATTGAATCCTGCCAAAATAGATGATTTTGAATACAAGAGGTTTCAGTAGGTTAATTTTTTAGCACCGAAGACAAAGGAAGACAGGGAATTAGAAATGTTTGGGCCCCTAGCAGTTGCCATATGCAGCACGTTTATCAAGGCCTGACAGTCAGGCCAACAGCTCAAATCCTACAGgggctgctgcaacacctcaCATGAGGAAGTTTTATTTTCTGCTAAAAGCAAAATCAACCCCATTTAAAGCCTCGTGGAACTTGAAAAGGAAGGTAATGACGTAGAAGATGGGAATCAGTATTTGTAGTTTAGAAAAACAAGATAAATAATCCCTTTGGACATATTCATGATTTCAACAGTTAGGCAGCAGTCTACACCAGAGAAAAATTGACTGTGGTGTTACAAAGCAGAACACATTAGTATCTTCAAATTAAAAACATAGTTTAAGTATAAAAAACATTACTTCAAGTGTAAATATTACACGAGAAACAAGTTTTTCCAtgaaacatcatagaatcatagaatgatttaggttggaagggacctcaaagatgacatctagttccaaccccctgccataggcagggacacctcccactagaataggtcactcaaggcctatGTTCATCTAACCTGGGTCCAATCAACAAGAGGTGTGAGCTGCACTAACATCATAGCCTGCTTCATTTTCATCACATCCCAATATAAGACATTTATCAAGTCAATGATACGAAGCTTACCTGAGTATGTGGATGCTAAAATTTCATCATACCCATCTTTTCCAACACAGCCACCCTGGATTGATGCAATGCTCTCTGATAAGGCCTTCAAATAAATACATTCAAGCAGAGGAAAATATCACTGTACTCATTTCAGAAGTTTGAGAGGTTTGGGGGAGGTTTTAAGTGATGTGCTCTTCCTTTCACCTGTATCACAAATTACCTACAGAGACCCACAATGCCTAGATCTATAAAAGAGTAAACTAGCGGATGAGTAGCTCAGCTAAATCAGGGTTTTTCAAATCCATTCTGGTTCTACTCTGCATAACAAAGACATTAAAAATCACTTTAAAACAAGACACTGATGGGCAACATTTTTTCCAACAGGAATTCCCAATCCGACTGAAGGCTGCAGTGATCACTATGAATGAAATCTACTCCTTTAAACAATTCATAACCCAAGTAACTATGCTCAGTAAAAGCCCCACAGCTTATATTTACAATTTGACATGTAAAACAGAGACTACACACAACACGGGGTTGCTTTTTGACTGAGAGAGAGGCACTGTAATAGGCTTCACTCAGGAGAAACTCAGAACTTTAACATACCTGCTACACCATTTTCATTTTTGCTCAGTTTTCACTTTATTGCACTTAAACATTACAACAGTGCTTCAAAGTTCATATTGTCAATATTAGAGCTCATcaagttaaaaataaacccaCATTTAGTAGTAATGATCTTATAAATACTTTCAACTTTTGAAATATTGCTCTTTTCAAAAACAAATCCTTTCCTCCCAGCAAACAAGAGTGCAATGAACGCAGGCTTACATGATCATATCGAAGGGCAGGGTCATCTGCACTCTCAAAGTTATAGATTTCTAGCACTCCATCATCTCTTCCAACAAGTAATTCTTTAACTCCATCTCCCAGAATGTCAAAATTATCAATACATAAGATACCTgaggcaaaagaaaacaaacccgtTTACTTCATCTTTATTCATGTatgccacaggctgcagtgatACAGAGATTCgtggtgagctttggaggttctaCTAATGCTATTTCGGGatgagtccagcagagggctgaagTCTCTCACCTCTGCCCCAGGTTCGCGATTGTACAGTGAATTTTACAGCAACTCCAAATCAAACCAGACAGTTCCCTCCGCGCAAAGTACTGAACAGTGACCTCATGTGGCATACTTCTGAGGGGCTTAACCCTCTCTCCTCGCACATTTCCCCAGATGAACTATCTGTGAGTTCACACTACTCTAACTATGCCAGCTGAAGCAGCAAGCACTCTGTTTCCTATAAATGACTTAATTCTACTGGTAAACGGACTACTAGGAGTGCTGGGTAAGGTGACAAAGAGAGGGACCTTTCTTCAAACAATCATATATGAATCTACGGTGCTTTACAAATGCAACTTTAAAAACACATCCTCAAGtactggaaatatgaatgaaaaaCCCAAAGAAGGCAAACCAGTTAGAATTACTTGTaagaaaaatccaaagaatgAAAGACAGCTTACTCATATCATACACTGACTTCATTGCAATATGTCTCCAAAGTAACTATGAGTAAGATTTCCTGATTTTTATACTCATAATGAAGCTTCAGATATGCTGGAGAGCTAAAGGGAGAACAAGTCAAACACctacctcctctctttttttcatttccaaTTTCCCATTTAGGTATAGGTTTTGCACCAGTAATCTGAATAAGGCCGAGTTTACCATCAGAAGTTCCATATACAACTTCTTCTCCAGAATCACCTGAACACATAAACTGAATTTAGAATCCATAAAGCCAAGTATTTCAATTTAAAAGATTTGAAAGTATCGTGTAGTCACTCTCTACAGCCTGAGGGATAAAGAAAATCCCAGTTTTAGTGATGTGTAACAGAACTGTCAGGCATTGAAATTCAAAAACAAATACATGAAACACCTTATCAGAACACCTGCTCTGATAATTTCTTCATGGCTATCACTTTTCTCTGCATGAATGCTCCCCTGCACTGGAGGTCTACCTAAAATCCAGTATCTGAAATTTCAGCAAAGATAGGCTATTAAATTGCCTTTACAGAAGAGAAATAAAGATTCAGAACACACAACCAATCATGAAGGTTGCGCCCAAGACTTAAGCACATGAGAGCTGCTTTTCCAAACCAGCTCTGAATGCTCTTGTCATACAACCTAACTAAAACTAAATTAAGCATCGGATCAACACGCTAAAGAGATTTCTATTAGGTTACAACAGATTAGCAAGAAGGATGATGAAGCTATTTCAGGCTTGATCCTTCCATAGTCTTAGTGTATTCTCATCCATCCATGGAGGGATGCAGCTAGAAATTCTATAGTTACAGAAATCCATGTGTAAAAGAAACCCAAATCCAGAACTTTGACATCGCCCCCAAAGGTCCCATATGTAATTACACAGTGAGACCACCCTGTACGTAACTGAGGCTTTCAATTAAATGTTAATATCATTTAGAACTGTTTAGAATAGTCATATGCCTGTGGATACATTAATTTTTATTTAAGAATTGACTTTGCATAGTCAGTTTGCTGCAGCATTTTTAACAGTAGCTTAAAAATCAAGACAAAATGCCATTAACAAACACAAGCAATGCATTTTCACTAATACACTAAACTGACATTTAATTATGTGTACACTGAAAATCTTGTTACCCCCATTTCCATTGTTCAGTGCAAGAACAGTAGCTGGTCCAGGAACTTCTACTTCATACAGTAAATCAGATCCCTGAAGACAAAGACAACTATCTTGAATGACTTGTTCAGATTTCtcagcaacaaacaaaaaccctcaaacacctccaaaatACCAatcacaaaccaaacccaagtcCCACAAACATAAGGACCAAATTTATTATAAATAATAACAAAATATATGCTTCGCTCATACAAATTCCTACTATCTACAGAAGAACCATTTGTAATCCAAAACTGGGTAAAGTTTATATAAATAAAACACAAGACTCTTGAAAAATGTGTTGTTATTATTAAAAGAAATCTGTAAATTTCTCTGGCATATAAATTTGTTAAACCACTTAATATCACTCACAACAGTAATTTGTGAGAGAAAGAATTACCAAACTGAGAAAGATCTACATATTTAATTCCCCTACTGGTCTGAAGAGACTGGTTTACAGTGGTTTTATCAATCCTCATTTTTCAAGTTTTTAATAATgattttcctttaaaaacaaatgTACTAGCATTACAGACAGCAACCACCAAGATAGAATATGCTTCTCCTTATGCTATTTGAGCCGTGCTGATACGTGAGTTCCTTTAAGAAACAGCCCAATTCTGTGGCCTCAATacataaaacaaacaagcagacCTGTAAGACTCTAAGAACTCTATCCTGGCATGCAAGGACGGGTGTAATGCAGTTCACTTTATCCACAGGAAGGCAGAGAACATCATTGATTTTGTCTCCTGACAGATAGTAGTGCTGATCTTTGCAGTCACAGTAATGGTTATAGATGTAACTTGCACACAGAAAGAGATCTGCTCCTGAAATAtgcctgagaaagaaaaaacacttCCTGTAGCACTTTCCCAGGACAACCTTTTAGCCCTACTACATGCACGCAGTAGCACCTGCAAAATGAAGGCACTTAAGTGTTACCTGCAAGCACGCTAGAtggtaaaaaaatatttcacaaAATCATAAACTAACAATCTGCTATGGCTGTAACAAAATGCAGAATCTCACACATACATTGCCTTGATGTTTTCAGTGAGGTTAGTTTCAAATGTAAGAAACTGCTTCCCTCTTTTTGTGAAACCTCTCACTTCTGATCCTGTAGCCACAAAAATTTTCTCTTGTGGTGTATTAAGAGCTCCTCCCAGCTCCAACCTTGAAATTTTTTTGCCTGGCAGTGTCTTGAACACTGGCtgtaaataaaagaaaacatttaatCAGCACACATAGTTATTTTAATATAAAGGATAATACATTTACTTTATAATTTCTGAAAAAGCTAATAAAAACTATGGATTGAAAgcagactgtgatggtttgggtgttccctgcccccccacactttagaaatcacccagactagactcagccagctctggaaatatgaatgaagcttatatttacagctggcacaatatacaagcagatatttacagtatgtgcagttatagacagaaatatacaaggtaaaaggtaatacagaaacacagctcccctcccagaaacctgggtccccaggaggggctctcaaccacccctacaccttccccatatccctctcaaccttaccccagtcccaaggaagaatagaggttaggccaggaggttaggaagcaaagtgggttagtctcaaaaatggagggtgaggttagagagatgcagctcagccagcagcccacgcCAGAGTGATgccaagtgtcttatctatgttttgaattatgtttttatacatctcaataagactatgagcaaagtagacatcactcctgttttgatttcacagcctatgatctagtccttctcaccaaaacattctagcctgcttcaaactagcacacagacaAAGACAGCCTACACATTTCAGAATCACAGTGCAGCCAACCATTTTGTAAgtcaataataaaaaaaaagctgtaaAATAATTAATTTAGACTTTATTATTTTGGTGGTATTCATGGACAGGAAAATTCGATCGGTAAGTTTCTGTTTGTGAGGGTACTTGTAAAGAACAACACCCTTCCTCTTCTACTTTGAGTCTTTATTCCAGAATACTGCACAGATTTCTTTGTATTGCTAAAGTCCTTATGAACTTCCtcaaaggggaaggaaaaaaatgttaattTGTATTAAGCTGGTCAAAAGCCTAGGCTCATAAAAAGCAATCTCTGTCAAAAGCCTGCAAAGTGACAGACGTAGTGCAGGCTGTTGTTCAGTCACAGTAACTGAATATATGTGCAGGCCCTACTGAGTTGCAAAGCAAAAGGTgttaaactgaatttctctgatGATGGTATAAACTGGTGTCTGACTCTACAACTGTGAAGAGCCACGTGCTTGTCCAAGCTTAAAATCACCATATCCTCATCACAGCTAGCCATCAGTCTACAGCTCTAACTAAACACCTTACCCAGGTATTTTATTCCCCATCTCAACTGAAACAGACTTTCAAAGTTCATCAGGAAGaacactttaaaaataaaattatagaTTAAGCATTTCCACTTACCACAGCTTCCCCTTTTTTTATGCCAAAACATGTAACAACTCCATCCTGATCTCCAACAACCACCTTCAAAAGTACAGAAGATAATTTCAGAACAGTGCTTCCCCTGTATTTCTCTGTATTTAAGTACTTTAAGATGTACAGCACTTAATTGATGTAGGtagaaggggcctcaaagatcatctagttcaatgcCACAGAAGTGAGCAGGCACAACTCTTCCTGAATCAGGTTGCTCCgtgccctgtccaacctggtcttgcaTGCTTCCATGGAtggacatctaccacctctctgcacATGTGCCAGTGTTTAACCATCCTTATTGTAAAACCTTCTTCTACATACATAATAATAAATCTACCCtctccagtttaaagccattatcTCTTGCCCTACCACCACAAGCCCTCATTCTAAGCCTCACGGCACCCTTCTTACAGACCCCTTTTAAGGGCTGGAAGAacgctctaaggtctctcctggagccttctcttctaagGGCTGGAAGAacgctctaaggtctctcctggagccttctcttcggcaggctgaacaaccttaactctctcagcctgtcttcacaggacaGAAGGTTCACGTTAAACACCAGCAAACCAGAAACCGGTAAACTATCCAGCCTCTGTGGTTTCAGCAATACTTTTAACTTTTTAAAATTccttggagatttttttttttctatcttttcCCAAAGTTTTCCACAAAAGTTCCAGAATGTCGTTCCAAAGCTTTTCCCTCTGAGGTCCTAACTAAAGAAACTCAAGAGCGGATTAATGACGTTATCATCACAATACAGTCCTCAGCCAGAAAGCGACCCGGCcggagccagcagctgccaccaccTTCTGCGTCGCCTTTCGGCCCGAGGCGGGAAGAAGCCTCATCGTCTTCTGCGCTGTCACTCCCACCTGTGGGGAGACACACTCGTGAGCCGGGCACGGTCGCCCAGCGCCGGGGGCAGGGCTGAAGGGAGGCGCGACGGAACGCGCGACTGAATGCTGCCCGAGGAAGAGTGTCCCGGCCCCGCTGAGGCGGCTCTGGAGCCATCGCGCACCAGGGAGCGAAGCGGGAAGCCTCACCGGTCCCGGTCCCACCGGGAGGCGCTTCCTCACCATTCCCAAAGCACCAGGACCCTCCTTCGGGCATAtcgccggccccgccgccctcACGTAAGGCTGCCAAGACAGCTCCCCCTCACCGCCCCGCGGCCCCGGCCGCTCCCACTCGCCCGGGCCGCTCGCTGCCGGTTCGGCCCGCTCCTTTGAGTTAACGGTTCAACGGTGCGACACTTAACCGGCCCACCTGCAGGTAGTCCACGCGGGCCAGGCTTAGTTCCATTGCAGCAGTGGGAAGCGGAGCCGGGCCCACGCCACCGTCCCGGCTCCCTTACAGCTCCCGTTACCGCGGCAACCTCCGCGGGCGACCGGCATCGCCCCCAGTCGGCCTcccattggccagggctgaCGGCGAAGGCGTGAGCCCTGGCGAGGCGCGCACTGCCATTGGGCAGTGTCCCAAAGCGGGCGGGCCCGCGGGGGCCGCCGCAGGGAGCCATTGGCCGCCGGCCGCCTCGGGCCCGATCTTGTGGGAGAGGCTGAGCCGCCCTTCTGCCGCGGCAGGGCCCGGGCGCCCGGTACCGGCTCCGTGCGGGAAGGCAGTGCGGCCCGGCCTGGCTGGGCAGTCTGGGGCCGGTTCCTACCGGCTAATGGAGGAGGGCACGGTGTATCAGTAAAGTAGGAATATTTTATTGAACAACGAAGCATCGGAGGCATTGTTTAGAGCAGTGTAACAAAATACCAGCCCTGCACGAAGGCTGGAGTTTAAAAAAACCATTTCTAGCACAGAAAGAGCAGCTTAGGGCTGAGTTCAcctcacctgccagagcagggtttaaaaaaaaattatatatatatatatattcttgaAAGAGGCTAAGTTAAGAAAGGGTAGGTGTGGAGCCTCGTCCATACACACGCTAAACACTCAGTGCGGCTGCAGGCAGTCACACTTAGCTCAGTTTTATTCCTTCCTTGTAATCATACCATGAGACCTCAGCTTAAACACAGCACTAGCTCCCTAAGAAAGAACCATGATCTCAAGTAATCCTCCACCCAACTCCAGTGTGGTACTATGAAAAAATCCAACTCATAACCAGTTGCTGCATGGAACAGAGGACTACACTGTAAAGGTTACTTTAATTTTTGCTCTTGCAAGTTTAGTGCAAAGGATTCTCAAGATGTATTCATAAACCTGTTAACATATCAGCATCTGACCATGATACCATTTTAATGCATAAatgcaaccaaaaaaaaacagttcTTGCTTTCAGACAATTAAAATGATGAGCACAATCTTTTTGTGGTGAGTTAATAAAATTTCCTACGACTAAATTCCAGAGAAGCTGTACATAAAGTTATTTAGTGCTAAAAATCTACAATACATTTTTCAAGTATAAGATACTGAAATATTATTGCCAATAAATAGTTGTGCTGTAGTCAAAGCTGTGATTCCTTTGTCGACTCATTCACATCTCAACATGttaggatttaatttctcactGAGTTTATGTATCAAAATGGCCAACTCTTCTGTGGCTTGGGACTTATCCTCCAAAAGTTCATAGCGAAGACTGGAGATATCCTGCTTGATTTCCTTTAATTCACCTGTATTCATGATTGAAAGAAATAGTTGTTAGCAATGTCTGACATTCATTTAACACTGTCAAGTCACATCAGTACATATTCCCGATTAGTATCTCAAAATGTTCACAACAGCAGGTACCAGGGATAGGGCAGGGTGGCTTTACCTCTTCTTCATTCTCAACGAGATGTCTCTCCACCCCTAAATAGCACCAAAGGTATTTTAATGGTCCACTGAACTCTAATTGTGCTCCACATATACAGAACATCAAAAAGTCTAAAAGTGCTTTACATAGGTTAATGAATTAATCACAGCAACACTGCTGAGCAGATGGCAAATATTAGTATCCCCCTTttagagagagaaggcaaagagatgtttgggttttttttttctgaagtgatGTGCCAAGATCACACAGGGAAagtgtggcagagctggcagtaaAACTCACAGCTTCTGagtctctctcctcttccttacCAATATCCTTTGAATTAGAAAAAGTCAGCCACTTAAAAATTACATTACAATCTGACACAAGGACAAAACCAGCATTTAAAAGAAACAGTGTTTCCCATTATGCAACGTCAAATTTAAGagcagaaatgaaaaataatatGTATTATTCTTCCAGCAAGTGAGAGGTATGTGAATTCTTACACAACAGCCATCACAAGAGAATGATTTGTCACCTATGAAATAAAAGACTATGAAAGAACAACTAAAGTGGTGCAAACAGGGAAAAATCTCTAGACTTACATTTAAGACAGCTGCAGTATATAAGAATGCAGAAGTTTTCTGTTTAGATTATAACTTGGGTAAGAATTCTTGGTGCACCTAAACTAGCCCAAACCAGAACTGCTTATGCTAAGCAGGTATGTTTTATTTCTGGAGGCAGGCACATTGATCTCTTACTGACTGAACCATGACAGATGGGGAACATATGTTCCCCATATGGGGAACACCACCATAGCTGGGGTGTTGCATTTCTGAGAGTAGAGCCAGCTTTGGAAGAGACATTTTATTGCCTGGTAATCTTTTAGCTAGAGTATAAATGCACCCCATATTGCACTCACTCCTGTTATTTTGTTTGTGAACCTGCCCAGAGCTCAAGAGTTTCCTTCTTGGTATGTGTTTCATTGCTAGAAGGCTGCAGGAAGTAGGACTGCATTTGTCTTAGTCTCATCCCAATGTCAGGATGTGCACCTAGACCTTGCACTCCTCACTGCTACCAAGGGAAGTTCTGCACTGTCACCAGAAACACCATGGTCAGATCCATCATTTCTCAAAAGACCTCTGGTTGCACGCTGAAACAGTGGTTACAACTGTCACTTTCCTCACCACACTACTAACTATGCAATTTTGTTTAATGATGTGCAACTTCATGGATGAATATTCCAGAGGTTTAtgaagaaaggtaacaaaagtAGCTCATGGTGTAAAGGGATAAACTGTGTATTCAGATGAATAAAAGAGAAAGATATCCTGCAACTGTGGCTAGGACTCTGCAAGTGTGAATAGTGGCTTCCTTACAAATTTCATCTGTAGCTGCATCACATCTGTGCTCTTTTTCACCTGTAAAACAGGCCCATATTTCTCAGTTCCATTTCTTTGATTCTACTTGTCCACTTTTGTTGCCACAGGTGTACTTCCAGTGCTGAGTTCCATACATTTGAATTAGAAATAAATCCTCTTTTTACCCAAAACCCACATTCAACCACCGTAATACTGACTG
It includes:
- the BBS7 gene encoding Bardet-Biedl syndrome 7 protein isoform X2 is translated as MELSLARVDYLQVGVTAQKTMRLLPASGRKATQKVVVGDQDGVVTCFGIKKGEAVPVFKTLPGKKISRLELGGALNTPQEKIFVATGSEVRGFTKRGKQFLTFETNLTENIKAMHISGADLFLCASYIYNHYCDCKDQHYYLSGDKINDVLCLPVDKVNCITPVLACQDRVLRVLQGSDLLYEVEVPGPATVLALNNGNGGDSGEEVVYGTSDGKLGLIQITGAKPIPKWEIGNEKKRGGILCIDNFDILGDGVKELLVGRDDGVLEIYNFESADDPALRYDHALSESIASIQGGCVGKDGYDEILASTYSGWLTGLTTEPVHREGGSGEELKLSQEMQNKISSLRSELEHLQMKVHQEREKYQQSSQSSTAVLSVPAFSVNDKFTLNKDDASYSLILEVQTAIDNVLVQSDVPVDLLDVDKNSAVVSFSSCDSEPNSNFLLATYRCQANTTRLELKVRSIEGQYGTLQAYVTPRIQPKTCQVHQYQIKPLSLHQRTHSVDQDRPMNTLMLKGQFSFAEIHSWVVFCLPEVPEKTPAGESVTFYFQNTFLGTQLESTYRKGEGCFRSDNISTISILKDVLSKEATKRKINLNISYDVNEESVRHTLKLIHPKLEYQQLLAKKVHLIDALRVHEGNVDFLLPKYRSILEEADQLLEEYKRQPAHLERLYGMITDLFIDKFKFKGTNVKTRVPLLLEILDGCDQDGLIAFFEAAA
- the BBS7 gene encoding Bardet-Biedl syndrome 7 protein isoform X1, whose protein sequence is MELSLARVDYLQVGVTAQKTMRLLPASGRKATQKVVVGDQDGVVTCFGIKKGEAVPVFKTLPGKKISRLELGGALNTPQEKIFVATGSEVRGFTKRGKQFLTFETNLTENIKAMHISGADLFLCASYIYNHYCDCKDQHYYLSGDKINDVLCLPVDKVNCITPVLACQDRVLRVLQGSDLLYEVEVPGPATVLALNNGNGGDSGEEVVYGTSDGKLGLIQITGAKPIPKWEIGNEKKRGGILCIDNFDILGDGVKELLVGRDDGVLEIYNFESADDPALRYDHALSESIASIQGGCVGKDGYDEILASTYSGWLTGLTTEPVHREGGSGEELKLSQEMQNKISSLRSELEHLQMKVHQEREKYQQSSQSSTAVLSVPAFSVNDKFTLNKDDASYSLILEVQTAIDNVLVQSDVPVDLLDVDKNSAVVSFSSCDSEPNSNFLLATYRCQANTTRLELKVRSIEGQYGTLQAYVTPRIQPKTCQVHQYQIKPLSLHQRTHSVDQDRPMNTLMLKGQFSFAEIHSWVVFCLPEVPEKTPAGESVTFYFQNTFLGTQLESTYRKGEGCFRSDNISTISILKDVLSKEATKRKINLNISYDVNEESVRHTLKLIHPKLEYQQLLAKKVHLIDALRELQVHEGNVDFLLPKYRSILEEADQLLEEYKRQPAHLERLYGMITDLFIDKFKFKGTNVKTRVPLLLEILDGCDQDGLIAFFEAAA